A stretch of the bacterium genome encodes the following:
- a CDS encoding 2-C-methyl-D-erythritol 4-phosphate cytidylyltransferase, translated as MSPDLPPLHLLVVAGGRGLRAAGGGEIPKQFRPTGRGMLLRVAVDTFVAGEPGTAVPLVSLTITAPAPGVPVHDTIVHSEQGRARYLARETLLAVQTPQVFRWEQLREAHAWAAASHASFTDDGGLLAARGHDPAVVEGEIGNWKITTEGDWRRAADLLGE; from the coding sequence GTGAGCCCGGACCTGCCGCCGTTGCACCTGCTGGTCGTTGCCGGGGGGCGCGGACTGCGCGCCGCCGGCGGGGGCGAGATACCCAAGCAGTTCCGGCCGACGGGGCGCGGCATGCTGCTGCGCGTGGCGGTCGACACATTTGTCGCCGGTGAGCCCGGCACCGCGGTGCCGCTGGTCTCGCTGACGATCACGGCGCCGGCACCCGGGGTGCCGGTGCACGACACGATCGTGCACAGTGAACAGGGACGCGCGCGCTACCTGGCGCGCGAGACGCTGCTCGCCGTGCAGACACCGCAGGTATTCCGTTGGGAGCAGTTGCGCGAGGCCCATGCCTGGGCCGCGGCGTCGCACGCCTCGTTCACCGACGACGGCGGCCTGCTGGCGGCGCGCGGGCACGACCCGGCGGTGGTCGAGGGTGAAATCGGCAACTGGAAGATCACCACCGAAGGCGATTGGCGTCGCGCGGCCGACCTGCTCGGCGAGTAG
- a CDS encoding S8 family serine peptidase, producing MTRTSRFALIILLGALAGLSGGQAPRPALAPGLARALNDPAHAARRADGRLNVWVRFRDKGVPAGQLPAALAAARAELSPRAVARRTRVTGAAAAVDQRDLPLAPAYLARAAATGAEPHRHSRWLNAASFLADDAQVRDLAQLPEVAGIDLVARFTSAATPTPVAEQPAMHGQGPLTTGRDAGKSTTVIDYGDNSAAMVQAGVPAAHDLLGLTGAGVVVGMLDTGFRTQHEALTHIPVLGAWDFVNNDPIVDNQAGDLASSRSHGTMTLSTVAAWKPGLLVAPAPNVAVLLGKTEDVSREVPLEEDHWIAGLEWCEAQGADIISSSLGYIDWYEFADLDGNTCVTTLAADLAAGRGLLVVNSAGNDRASSGHLIAPADADSIITVGAVDPAGVVTWFSSPGPTADGRTKPDVAALGQSNRVVDPNNDTAYVNASGTSFSCPLVSGVAALVLERVPDLAPLEVIEALRATASHPGAPDNDTGWGIVNAYAAATWFGPVFAHTPVADPQVTAGPWNVAATITARLGLSGLPQLVHRVNGGPWHTSAMIPLGPPDLFAGALPAAAAGLTVEYYLSAVDGGGHATNWPQGGAVSPFSFTPAPGTSPAGDTPDRGGAWLLANAPNPFNPRTTLRFGLAEAGPARLAIFDARGRLVRTLLDGGLAAGDHVVAWDGRDDSGRAAPSGVYFSRLASGGVIRQQKMQLLR from the coding sequence ATGACCCGCACCAGCCGTTTCGCATTGATCATCCTGCTCGGGGCCCTGGCCGGCCTTTCGGGCGGCCAGGCGCCGCGGCCCGCGCTGGCCCCCGGCCTGGCCCGGGCACTCAATGATCCGGCCCACGCCGCCCGCCGGGCCGACGGCCGCCTGAATGTCTGGGTGCGCTTCCGCGACAAGGGCGTGCCCGCGGGGCAGTTGCCGGCTGCACTGGCCGCGGCGCGCGCCGAGTTGTCGCCGCGGGCCGTGGCCCGGCGAACCCGCGTGACCGGTGCGGCCGCAGCGGTCGACCAACGCGACCTGCCCCTGGCACCCGCCTACCTGGCGCGGGCCGCCGCCACCGGCGCCGAACCGCACCGACACAGCCGCTGGCTCAATGCCGCCAGTTTCCTGGCCGACGACGCCCAGGTGCGTGACCTGGCGCAGTTGCCCGAGGTGGCGGGGATCGACCTCGTGGCGCGCTTCACGAGCGCTGCGACACCGACTCCGGTGGCGGAACAACCCGCGATGCACGGGCAGGGACCGCTGACGACAGGGCGTGACGCCGGCAAGTCGACGACCGTGATCGACTACGGCGACAACAGCGCGGCCATGGTGCAGGCCGGCGTGCCGGCAGCCCACGACCTGCTGGGACTGACGGGAGCCGGCGTCGTGGTCGGCATGCTGGACACTGGATTCCGTACGCAGCACGAGGCGCTGACGCACATCCCCGTGCTCGGGGCGTGGGACTTCGTCAACAACGACCCCATCGTCGACAACCAGGCCGGCGACCTGGCCAGCAGCCGCAGCCACGGTACGATGACGCTCTCGACGGTCGCGGCCTGGAAGCCCGGACTGCTGGTGGCACCGGCCCCGAACGTGGCGGTGCTGCTGGGCAAGACCGAGGACGTGTCGCGCGAAGTGCCGCTCGAGGAGGATCACTGGATCGCCGGGCTGGAATGGTGCGAGGCCCAGGGCGCCGACATCATCTCGTCGTCGCTCGGCTACATCGACTGGTACGAGTTCGCCGACCTGGACGGCAACACGTGCGTGACCACGTTGGCGGCCGACCTGGCCGCCGGGCGCGGCCTGTTGGTCGTCAACTCGGCCGGCAACGACAGGGCCTCGAGCGGGCACCTGATCGCGCCTGCCGATGCCGACAGCATCATCACCGTTGGCGCCGTCGACCCGGCCGGCGTGGTCACCTGGTTCTCGTCGCCCGGGCCCACGGCCGACGGGCGCACCAAGCCCGACGTCGCCGCGTTGGGGCAGTCGAACCGCGTGGTCGATCCCAACAACGACACGGCGTATGTCAACGCCTCGGGCACCTCGTTCAGCTGTCCGCTGGTGAGCGGCGTTGCCGCGCTCGTGCTCGAGCGCGTGCCCGACCTGGCGCCGCTCGAAGTGATCGAGGCGCTGCGCGCGACCGCGAGCCATCCCGGGGCGCCGGACAACGACACCGGCTGGGGCATCGTCAACGCGTACGCAGCGGCGACCTGGTTCGGTCCCGTGTTCGCGCATACGCCGGTGGCCGATCCGCAGGTGACGGCCGGACCGTGGAACGTGGCGGCGACCATCACGGCGCGCCTGGGCCTCTCGGGGCTGCCGCAGCTGGTGCACCGCGTGAACGGCGGCCCATGGCACACATCGGCGATGATCCCGCTGGGCCCGCCCGACCTGTTTGCCGGCGCCCTGCCGGCGGCGGCTGCGGGCCTGACTGTCGAGTACTATCTCAGCGCCGTTGATGGCGGGGGCCATGCGACGAACTGGCCGCAGGGCGGCGCCGTGTCGCCGTTCTCGTTCACGCCCGCGCCCGGGACGTCGCCGGCGGGCGACACGCCGGACCGCGGCGGCGCCTGGCTCCTGGCCAACGCGCCCAACCCGTTCAACCCCCGCACCACGCTGCGCTTCGGCCTGGCGGAGGCGGGCCCGGCCCGGCTGGCGATCTTCGACGCCCGCGGACGGCTGGTGCGGACCCTGCTGGACGGGGGGCTGGCGGCGGGCGATCATGTCGTCGCCTGGGATGGTCGCGACGACAGCGGCCGCGCCGCACCCAGCGGCGTCTACTTCAGCCGGCTCGCGTCCGGCGGCGTCATCCGCCAGCAGAAGATGCAGCTGCTGCGCTAG
- a CDS encoding serine/threonine protein kinase, producing the protein MTSTDPARWRRLDAILDELLALPVAERAARLAEITGDDHALRAEVEDLLRRDETADALLDGVAVERFDVLLAAAAQSGAEPADLAGTQIGPFRILGRLGEGGMGVVFEARQAHPDRIVALKVLRAGAFAGDRQLRMFRREAESLGRLNHPGIAAIHDAGRTDDGLHWFAMERVDGVTLADWAASRPAPTTRVEIAARIAVFLAVCDAISHAHQRGVVHLDLKPSNLMVLPERDPGAAPAVKVLDFGIARFTGSEAAMSTMGNQGSAFLGTLAYMSPEQADGDVRDLDVRSDVYSLGVVIYELLTGLLPVDIRGLPLAEAVRQVRERNPARPAETCRLLDGDLETIVLKALSKDPPQRYQSVAALAEDIRRWRDDLPIFGRPPSTAYQLRKIVARHRTVIVFAAALVVALLGAVGGTTYGLVKARRAQAEAQAEAEVAAETARFLESVFHVADPSSGRGAEVTARELLENAAAGIDTALVDQPRIRGRLLGTMGTAYRQLGLYSEARPLLEEAVALERQVLGPDDPRVARSHYSLAGLLRRLGEFDAARGHYEAALVIRERLGEPGDLAASITGLANLEVDQNRLAEAAALYKRAMAVTSAGGAPDSVRLASQMSGLSLVQWRLGEADSACATMERVVSIQRSKLGDDDLDLAWSLSALGSFYAAGNINDRARALGEEALAVQERALGPEHTDVAETLDLLANLYRTDGNYEQALALHERALAIWEKAVGVDHATYGMALDHVARDLGSVGRLAEAITAAERAGGIFERTLDPGHRGIMINKVHLAVVYRDAGQTRRARPLLEAMLAHAEERYGPESREMTEIITEMARLDAAEARWDAARSHYRRIAELSAAFPDSGHVLPRLRDEVREMEERRAGS; encoded by the coding sequence ATGACGTCCACCGATCCCGCCCGCTGGCGTCGACTCGACGCCATCCTCGACGAACTGCTGGCGCTGCCGGTGGCGGAACGCGCTGCGCGGCTGGCGGAGATCACCGGCGACGACCACGCCTTGCGCGCCGAGGTCGAGGACCTGCTCCGTCGTGACGAGACGGCCGACGCGCTGCTGGACGGTGTCGCCGTCGAGCGCTTCGATGTCCTGCTGGCGGCAGCGGCGCAGTCCGGCGCCGAGCCGGCCGACCTGGCCGGGACGCAGATCGGCCCCTTCCGCATCCTCGGACGCCTGGGCGAGGGCGGCATGGGCGTCGTCTTCGAGGCGCGCCAGGCGCACCCCGACCGCATTGTCGCGTTGAAGGTCCTGCGGGCGGGCGCGTTCGCCGGCGACCGCCAGCTGCGCATGTTCCGGCGCGAGGCCGAGAGCCTCGGGCGCCTCAACCACCCGGGCATCGCCGCCATCCACGACGCGGGGCGCACCGACGACGGCCTGCACTGGTTCGCCATGGAGCGCGTGGACGGCGTGACGCTCGCCGACTGGGCCGCATCCCGGCCGGCGCCGACCACCAGGGTCGAGATCGCCGCGCGCATCGCCGTGTTTCTCGCGGTCTGTGACGCGATTTCCCATGCGCACCAGCGCGGTGTCGTGCATCTCGACCTCAAGCCGTCCAACCTCATGGTGCTGCCCGAACGCGACCCGGGCGCCGCGCCCGCGGTGAAGGTGCTCGACTTCGGCATCGCGCGCTTCACCGGCAGCGAGGCGGCGATGTCGACGATGGGCAACCAGGGCAGCGCATTCCTCGGCACCCTCGCCTACATGAGCCCCGAACAGGCCGATGGCGACGTGCGCGACCTCGACGTGCGCAGTGATGTCTACTCGCTCGGGGTCGTGATCTACGAACTGCTCACGGGGCTGTTGCCGGTCGACATTCGCGGACTGCCGCTGGCCGAGGCGGTTCGCCAGGTGCGCGAGCGTAACCCTGCGCGGCCGGCGGAAACCTGCCGGCTGCTCGACGGCGATCTCGAGACCATCGTGCTCAAGGCCCTGTCCAAGGACCCGCCGCAGCGCTACCAGAGCGTGGCGGCGCTGGCCGAGGACATCCGCCGGTGGCGCGACGACCTGCCCATCTTCGGTCGCCCGCCGAGCACCGCCTACCAGCTGCGGAAGATCGTGGCGCGGCATCGCACGGTCATCGTCTTCGCGGCGGCGCTTGTCGTGGCGCTGCTCGGCGCCGTCGGCGGCACCACGTATGGACTGGTGAAGGCGCGGCGCGCGCAGGCCGAGGCGCAGGCGGAGGCGGAGGTCGCGGCCGAGACCGCGCGCTTCCTGGAATCGGTCTTCCACGTGGCCGATCCCTCCAGCGGTCGCGGCGCCGAGGTGACCGCGCGCGAGTTGCTGGAAAACGCGGCGGCGGGCATCGACACGGCGCTCGTCGACCAGCCGCGCATCCGTGGTCGCCTGCTCGGCACCATGGGCACGGCGTACCGGCAACTGGGCCTGTACAGCGAGGCGCGCCCGCTGCTGGAGGAGGCCGTGGCCCTGGAGCGGCAGGTGCTGGGCCCGGACGACCCGCGCGTTGCGCGCAGCCACTATTCGCTGGCCGGCCTGCTGCGGCGGCTGGGCGAGTTCGACGCGGCCCGCGGGCACTACGAGGCCGCGCTCGTCATCCGCGAGCGGCTGGGCGAGCCGGGCGATCTCGCGGCCAGCATCACCGGGCTGGCCAACCTCGAGGTGGACCAGAACCGGCTGGCCGAAGCGGCGGCGCTCTACAAACGCGCCATGGCCGTAACGAGTGCCGGCGGGGCACCCGATTCTGTGCGCCTGGCGTCACAGATGTCCGGCCTGTCGCTGGTGCAGTGGCGCCTTGGCGAAGCCGACTCGGCCTGCGCGACCATGGAGCGGGTCGTCTCCATCCAGAGGAGCAAGCTGGGGGATGACGACCTGGACCTGGCCTGGAGCCTGTCCGCGCTCGGCAGCTTCTACGCCGCCGGCAACATCAATGATCGTGCCCGCGCGCTGGGCGAGGAGGCGCTGGCCGTGCAGGAGCGCGCCCTGGGACCGGAACACACCGACGTCGCCGAGACGCTGGATCTCCTGGCCAACCTCTATCGCACCGACGGCAACTACGAGCAGGCGTTGGCGCTGCATGAACGGGCGCTGGCGATCTGGGAGAAGGCGGTGGGCGTCGACCATGCCACCTACGGGATGGCGCTCGATCACGTGGCGCGCGACCTGGGCAGCGTGGGACGCCTGGCCGAGGCGATCACGGCCGCGGAGCGCGCCGGCGGGATCTTCGAGCGCACGCTCGATCCGGGTCACCGGGGCATCATGATCAACAAGGTGCACCTGGCCGTCGTCTATCGCGATGCGGGGCAGACCCGGCGCGCGCGGCCGCTGCTCGAGGCGATGCTCGCCCACGCCGAGGAACGCTATGGTCCCGAGAGTCGCGAGATGACGGAGATCATCACCGAAATGGCGCGGCTGGACGCCGCCGAGGCGCGCTGGGACGCTGCCCGGTCACACTACCGTCGCATAGCCGAGCTTTCAGCCGCGTTCCCCGATTCGGGCCACGTACTGCCGCGCCTGCGCGATGAGGTGCGCGAGATGGAGGAGCGGCGAGCCGGCAGTTGA
- the radA gene encoding DNA repair protein RadA, with amino-acid sequence MAKSTTRFFCTDCGHEELRWLGQCPACQAWNTFTEMKIAPAAGASKGARGYSATGKRPVGFGGEARGPGAPAGAAPRPVPLSQVQSAASRRLPVEPAEVARVLGGGLVEGSVVLLGGEPGVGKSTLLTGLALWWVRQGIRVVYLAGEESPSQIRMRAERLGFRPDREPGFLILPEVHLETILSALDESVLAEAGGGHDAGVPTVIIADSIQTLHSDQVDAYPGSPTQIRYCGGVLADFARRTGWPVFLVGHVTKTGDLAGPKLLEHMVDTVLYFEGSGGGAIRMVRAVKNRFGTTGELAVLEMRGEGLVPVDQAGLMFLSGRRGVEPGAAVCAVKNGSRTFLVEVQALVSPARYGTPQRVVQGIDSKRVALLAAILEKRAGMDLAGCDIFVKVAGGGRVDDPGADLAVIAALASSLREKPVPEGTLVLGEVGLTGEVRGVSELEARLREAAGHGFTRVVLAAAAGRKPRGIKGLEMAAVTSVEEAVALALEPRGPARRAKEATP; translated from the coding sequence ATGGCCAAGAGCACCACGCGCTTCTTCTGCACCGATTGCGGGCACGAGGAACTGCGCTGGCTGGGGCAGTGCCCCGCCTGCCAAGCCTGGAACACGTTCACCGAGATGAAGATCGCCCCGGCGGCGGGCGCCTCGAAGGGCGCGCGCGGGTACAGCGCCACCGGCAAGCGCCCGGTCGGTTTCGGCGGCGAGGCGCGGGGGCCGGGTGCGCCGGCAGGCGCGGCGCCGCGGCCCGTGCCGCTGTCGCAGGTGCAGTCGGCGGCGAGCCGTCGGCTGCCGGTCGAGCCGGCGGAAGTCGCGCGCGTGCTCGGCGGCGGCCTCGTCGAGGGCTCGGTCGTGCTGCTCGGCGGCGAACCGGGCGTGGGCAAGTCGACGCTGCTGACGGGCCTGGCGCTGTGGTGGGTCAGGCAGGGCATCCGCGTCGTCTACCTGGCGGGCGAGGAATCGCCGTCGCAGATCCGCATGCGTGCCGAGCGCCTGGGCTTCCGGCCCGACCGCGAGCCCGGCTTCCTCATCCTGCCCGAAGTGCACCTCGAGACGATCCTCTCTGCGCTGGACGAGTCCGTGCTTGCGGAGGCAGGCGGTGGCCACGATGCCGGCGTACCCACCGTGATCATCGCCGACTCGATCCAGACCCTGCACAGCGACCAGGTCGACGCCTACCCGGGCAGCCCGACACAGATCCGCTACTGTGGCGGCGTGCTGGCCGATTTCGCGCGCCGCACCGGTTGGCCGGTCTTCCTGGTCGGGCACGTGACCAAGACGGGCGACCTTGCCGGGCCCAAGCTGCTCGAGCACATGGTGGACACCGTCCTGTACTTCGAGGGCTCGGGCGGCGGCGCTATCCGCATGGTGCGCGCCGTGAAGAACCGCTTCGGCACCACGGGTGAACTGGCGGTGCTCGAGATGCGTGGCGAGGGCCTGGTGCCCGTCGACCAGGCGGGGCTCATGTTCCTCAGCGGGCGGCGCGGTGTGGAACCTGGTGCGGCCGTCTGCGCCGTGAAGAACGGTTCGCGCACGTTCCTCGTGGAAGTGCAGGCGCTGGTCTCGCCGGCGCGCTACGGCACGCCGCAGCGCGTGGTGCAGGGCATCGACAGCAAGCGCGTGGCCCTGCTGGCGGCCATCCTCGAGAAGCGCGCGGGCATGGACCTGGCGGGCTGCGACATCTTCGTGAAGGTTGCGGGCGGCGGCCGCGTGGACGATCCCGGCGCCGACCTGGCGGTCATCGCGGCACTAGCCTCGTCGCTGCGCGAGAAGCCGGTGCCCGAAGGCACGCTCGTGCTCGGCGAAGTCGGCTTGACGGGCGAGGTGCGCGGGGTCAGCGAGCTGGAGGCGCGCCTGCGCGAGGCCGCCGGGCACGGCTTCACGCGCGTGGTGCTGGCCGCCGCAGCCGGGCGCAAGCCGCGGGGCATCAAGGGGCTGGAGATGGCAGCCGTGACCAGCGTGGAGGAAGCGGTGGCGCTGGCGCTCGAACCGCGCGGTCCGGCGCGTCGCGCAAAGGAGGCCACGCCGTGA
- a CDS encoding DUF4254 domain-containing protein, whose protein sequence is MDSAQPDPSTLLPPSFAAVAPVLDEVIERWHGAEPGLGSWMEVVATLPPREPEGWARLVEHLQLINTFQWHEEDRSRARGAGDTVLAGVKRSIDDSNRRRVQAVDRLDAVIHAGYSALGVIDPGAPLNSESPGSIIDRLSVLSLKAWHAAEAVVEATPNERRAMQDRLAMLREQQRDLGGCLDDLLLGIRQGRVGLKLYRQIKLYRDAETGRLVADLD, encoded by the coding sequence TTGGATTCCGCGCAGCCCGACCCGTCCACCCTGTTGCCGCCTTCCTTCGCCGCGGTGGCGCCCGTGCTCGACGAGGTCATCGAACGCTGGCATGGTGCCGAGCCCGGCCTGGGCAGCTGGATGGAAGTGGTGGCGACGCTGCCGCCCCGCGAGCCGGAGGGCTGGGCGCGCCTGGTCGAGCACCTGCAGCTCATCAACACGTTCCAGTGGCACGAAGAGGACCGCAGCCGCGCCCGTGGCGCCGGCGACACCGTGCTGGCCGGCGTGAAGAGGTCGATCGACGATTCCAATCGCCGCCGCGTGCAGGCGGTGGACCGGCTCGACGCCGTGATCCATGCGGGCTATTCGGCGCTGGGTGTCATCGACCCGGGAGCGCCGCTCAACAGCGAGTCGCCCGGCAGCATCATCGACCGGCTCAGCGTGTTGTCGCTCAAGGCCTGGCATGCCGCCGAAGCGGTGGTCGAAGCCACGCCCAACGAGCGCCGCGCCATGCAGGACCGGCTGGCGATGCTGCGCGAACAGCAGCGCGACCTGGGCGGCTGCCTGGACGACCTGCTGCTGGGCATCCGCCAGGGACGGGTGGGGCTGAAGCTGTACCGGCAGATCAAGCTGTACCGTGATGCGGAGACCGGTCGCCTGGTGGCCGACCTGGACTGA